One genomic window of Sodaliphilus pleomorphus includes the following:
- a CDS encoding TIGR00730 family Rossman fold protein: protein MMRIAVYCSSRDHLAPQYENAATALGQWIGSHGYTMVYGGVKSGLMHTVAQAAHESGGKLLGVVPARFVERTDPLVDRVINCHDLGDRKTIMMDNADLFVVLPGGLGTIDEWISTLSQLIVNDGDRRSIVVVNIDGIYDHQLAQLEATAHSVFARGKHIDMSIAVDNIEEMNVQLEKVSNDYEK from the coding sequence ATGATGAGAATTGCAGTATACTGCTCGTCGCGCGATCATCTTGCGCCCCAATATGAAAACGCTGCCACAGCCCTGGGCCAGTGGATAGGCAGCCATGGCTACACGATGGTGTACGGCGGTGTGAAAAGCGGCCTGATGCACACCGTGGCCCAAGCCGCCCACGAGAGCGGAGGCAAGCTGCTGGGCGTGGTGCCGGCGCGCTTCGTCGAGCGCACCGACCCCCTTGTAGACCGCGTGATCAATTGCCACGACCTGGGCGACCGCAAGACCATCATGATGGACAATGCCGACCTCTTTGTGGTGCTGCCCGGCGGCCTGGGCACCATCGACGAGTGGATAAGCACGCTCTCGCAGCTCATCGTCAACGACGGCGACCGCCGTAGCATTGTCGTGGTCAACATCGACGGCATCTACGACCACCAGCTGGCACAACTCGAGGCAACGGCACACTCGGTATTTGCCCGCGGTAAGCACATCGACATGTCGATTGCCGTCGACAATATTGAAGAAATGAATGTTCAACTCGAAAAAGTAAGTAATGACTATGAAAAGTAA
- a CDS encoding outer membrane protein, translating into MNQEIDNTDWIQAVRRRLQQAELPVDQQAWDRIASRVDGKASPAAAPQRRALARRLWPWVAAAAAAVVAAIVVVTALVAPQPRRLAPAATAPAIAAAQPAPVPQPSPVPVETSRPTATRAHLSRHRAIEVPLQPQAPQALQQWTQAPARDSVAPVDTARDAAGREPLLASNETGQDARHNAAVATGAASNSKWAGYGGFTTGTSGDDTGLTAQVYGMGVMMAGSGGMGRSMPPDAMTYNTMLLAASAAPSYDYKHKIPIVVGFTVGKMLDYGLEATVGGSFSSYSSDVTNRLNGETCGQVVQLVGLPVGLRWHFASYRHFSAYVGAEGMVEWVTKAKFGSEHVHVGRAQWSGSGMLGVQYSLADHVAIFVEPKFTHYFNRLPLKTLRSEHDINMNVRVGLGFDF; encoded by the coding sequence ATGAACCAGGAAATTGACAATACCGACTGGATCCAGGCCGTGCGCCGCCGGTTGCAGCAGGCTGAGCTTCCTGTCGACCAGCAGGCATGGGATCGCATAGCAAGCCGTGTCGACGGCAAGGCCTCGCCTGCGGCTGCACCGCAGCGGCGTGCACTGGCGAGGCGCCTGTGGCCGTGGGTTGCGGCAGCTGCCGCAGCTGTGGTGGCTGCCATTGTCGTGGTGACTGCACTGGTGGCGCCGCAGCCCCGCCGCCTGGCTCCTGCTGCAACGGCACCTGCCATTGCGGCCGCCCAGCCTGCCCCTGTGCCCCAGCCGTCGCCTGTCCCTGTGGAGACCTCTCGGCCTACTGCCACCCGCGCTCACCTTTCCCGGCACCGTGCGATTGAGGTGCCGTTGCAGCCTCAAGCACCGCAAGCACTGCAACAGTGGACTCAGGCACCAGCTCGCGACAGTGTTGCCCCAGTCGACACGGCCAGGGATGCCGCCGGCCGCGAGCCGCTCCTGGCCAGCAACGAGACTGGGCAAGATGCCCGGCACAATGCTGCTGTTGCAACGGGCGCGGCCTCGAACTCGAAGTGGGCCGGTTATGGCGGTTTCACCACTGGTACCAGTGGCGACGACACCGGCCTCACGGCCCAGGTCTACGGCATGGGCGTGATGATGGCCGGCAGCGGCGGCATGGGTCGCAGTATGCCCCCCGATGCCATGACCTACAACACGATGCTGCTGGCAGCCAGCGCGGCACCAAGCTACGACTACAAGCACAAGATACCGATTGTGGTGGGCTTCACGGTGGGCAAGATGCTCGACTACGGCCTTGAGGCCACGGTGGGCGGCAGCTTCAGCAGCTACTCGAGCGATGTGACCAACCGGCTCAACGGCGAAACCTGCGGGCAGGTGGTGCAGCTGGTGGGGCTGCCCGTGGGACTGAGGTGGCACTTTGCCAGCTACAGGCATTTCTCGGCCTATGTGGGCGCCGAGGGCATGGTCGAGTGGGTGACCAAGGCCAAGTTTGGCAGCGAGCACGTGCATGTGGGCCGAGCCCAGTGGTCGGGCAGCGGCATGCTTGGGGTACAATACTCGCTTGCCGACCATGTGGCCATCTTTGTCGAGCCCAAGTTTACCCACTATTTCAACCGCCTCCCGCTCAAGACGCTGCGCAGCGAGCACGATATCAACATGAACGTGCGCGTGGGCTTGGGTTTCGACTTTTAG
- a CDS encoding glycosyltransferase family 2 protein has product MNTAPLVTVIVPVYNVAGYLPQCLKSIVEQTYTRLEILVVDDGSTDKSGSIADEWALMDERIKVVHKPNGGLSDARNAALDVARGDYITCIDSDDYVHTSYVEHLYKALTATQADIAVCQWVDFAQGNAPKTAPLPEPPVYKPYSQDEAIKAVFYQQGLTHSAWGRLYKRSLFEGTRYPKGMLYEDLAIAFDLLLKTGKVVRVSDTLYYYRRRSDSITGTFSPKRGQVLDILEGLEKRVSLEAPRYLPAVRSRLLSASFNMLRLMPPCDPRYLDLSYRSWSNIVRLRDSCLRDVHVRARNKAAILISYMGQAALIRAINGK; this is encoded by the coding sequence ATGAACACTGCACCACTCGTCACTGTCATCGTCCCGGTTTACAACGTTGCGGGCTACCTGCCGCAATGCCTCAAGAGCATTGTGGAGCAAACCTACACCCGCCTTGAGATACTGGTGGTGGACGACGGCAGCACCGACAAGAGCGGCAGCATTGCCGATGAGTGGGCGCTCATGGACGAGCGCATCAAAGTGGTGCACAAGCCCAACGGCGGCTTGAGCGACGCCCGCAACGCGGCACTCGACGTGGCCCGGGGCGACTACATCACCTGCATCGACAGCGACGACTATGTGCACACCAGCTATGTCGAGCACCTCTACAAGGCCCTCACGGCCACCCAGGCCGACATCGCCGTGTGCCAGTGGGTCGACTTCGCACAGGGCAACGCCCCCAAGACCGCGCCGCTGCCCGAGCCGCCCGTCTACAAGCCGTATAGCCAGGACGAGGCCATCAAGGCCGTGTTCTACCAGCAAGGGCTCACCCACTCGGCCTGGGGGCGCCTCTACAAGCGTAGCCTCTTTGAGGGCACACGCTACCCCAAGGGCATGCTCTACGAGGACCTGGCCATAGCCTTCGACCTGCTGCTCAAGACCGGCAAGGTAGTGAGAGTCAGCGACACGCTCTACTACTACCGCCGCCGCAGCGACAGCATCACAGGCACCTTCTCGCCCAAACGGGGCCAGGTGCTCGACATTCTGGAGGGCTTGGAGAAGCGCGTGAGCCTCGAGGCCCCGCGCTACCTGCCGGCAGTGAGAAGCCGCCTGCTCAGCGCCAGCTTCAACATGCTGCGCCTCATGCCGCCTTGCGACCCAAGGTATCTCGACCTGTCCTACCGCAGCTGGAGCAACATCGTGCGCCTGCGCGACAGCTGCCTGCGCGACGTGCACGTGCGGGCCCGCAACAAAGCCGCCATTCTCATCTCCTACATGGGGCAGGCAGCACTCATCAGGGCCATCAACGGCAAGTAG
- a CDS encoding biotin--[acetyl-CoA-carboxylase] ligase, whose amino-acid sequence MPKYIKLAETKSTNTYLKRMAALLPSGTVIYTYRQTAGRGQKGNSWESEDGKNLTFSMLLKHPGIEAKRQFYMSEAVSLAVAEMLSHYTEGISIKWPNDVYWADRKMCGMLIENSLDADGGIEYSIPGVGININQERFLSDAPNPVSLKNVTGRDYDLEALLHKVCERIEAECSMLAHATQAQLDALHRRYLDRLYRNDGQLHTWELPDGSRFQASIAGVAPDGMFTLQRPDGTQASYAFKQVKHVVGQATL is encoded by the coding sequence ATGCCTAAATACATCAAGCTTGCCGAGACCAAGTCGACCAACACCTACCTCAAGCGCATGGCGGCGCTGCTGCCCTCGGGCACAGTCATCTACACCTACCGGCAGACGGCCGGGCGCGGCCAGAAAGGCAACAGCTGGGAGAGTGAAGACGGCAAGAACCTCACCTTCTCGATGCTGCTCAAGCACCCCGGCATTGAAGCCAAGCGCCAGTTCTACATGAGCGAGGCCGTGTCGCTGGCCGTGGCCGAGATGCTGAGCCATTACACCGAGGGCATCAGCATCAAGTGGCCCAACGACGTGTACTGGGCCGACCGCAAGATGTGCGGCATGCTCATCGAGAACTCGCTGGACGCCGACGGCGGTATCGAGTACTCGATACCTGGTGTGGGCATCAACATCAACCAAGAGCGCTTTTTGAGCGACGCCCCCAATCCCGTGTCGCTCAAGAACGTGACGGGCCGCGACTACGACCTCGAGGCACTGCTGCACAAGGTGTGCGAGCGCATCGAGGCCGAGTGCAGCATGCTTGCACATGCCACCCAGGCCCAGCTCGACGCCTTGCACCGGCGTTACCTCGACAGGCTGTACCGCAACGACGGCCAGCTCCACACCTGGGAGCTGCCCGACGGCTCTCGGTTCCAGGCCAGCATTGCCGGCGTTGCCCCCGACGGCATGTTCACCCTGCAGCGCCCCGACGGCACCCAAGCCAGCTACGCCTTCAAGCAGGTGAAACACGTGGTGGGCCAAGCCACGCTTTGA
- a CDS encoding D-Ala-D-Ala carboxypeptidase family metallohydrolase, with translation MKYFTLDELTRSRTATRLGIDNTPTTEATACLKLLVEHVLDPLRQAWGRPIAVTSGYRCPQLNKAVGGVPGSQHLLGQAADIVAGSPRDNARLYKLLQQLRLPVDQAIDEYGHQWLHVSYGPRNRRSYFSIDN, from the coding sequence ATGAAGTATTTCACACTCGACGAGCTCACCCGCTCGCGCACTGCCACCCGCCTGGGCATCGACAACACCCCCACTACCGAAGCGACAGCCTGCCTCAAGCTCCTGGTCGAGCACGTGCTCGACCCCCTGCGCCAGGCCTGGGGGCGACCCATCGCAGTCACAAGCGGCTACCGCTGCCCGCAGCTCAACAAGGCCGTGGGCGGTGTGCCCGGCAGCCAGCACCTGCTGGGGCAGGCTGCCGACATCGTTGCCGGCAGCCCGCGCGACAACGCCCGCCTCTACAAGCTACTGCAACAGCTGCGCCTGCCCGTTGACCAGGCCATCGACGAGTACGGCCACCAGTGGCTGCACGTGTCCTACGGGCCACGCAACCGCCGCAGCTATTTCTCGATCGACAACTAA
- the tsaE gene encoding tRNA (adenosine(37)-N6)-threonylcarbamoyltransferase complex ATPase subunit type 1 TsaE → MEISIPNLETLPEAARQFMSHMGDYTVYAFYGAMGAGKTTFINALCKELGVESDATGSPSFAIINEYRSDTTAELIYHFDCYRLEKEEEAEDIGAEDYFDSGALCLIEWPERIEGLLPDDTVRVDIVVNEADDSRTLKMTLPEEEGTHA, encoded by the coding sequence ATAGAAATTTCGATACCCAATCTTGAGACACTTCCCGAAGCCGCCCGGCAGTTTATGAGCCACATGGGCGACTACACGGTGTATGCCTTCTACGGAGCGATGGGCGCCGGCAAGACCACCTTCATCAACGCCTTGTGCAAGGAGCTGGGCGTGGAGAGCGACGCCACGGGCAGCCCCTCGTTTGCCATCATCAACGAGTATCGCAGCGACACCACGGCCGAGCTCATCTACCACTTCGACTGCTACCGCCTCGAGAAAGAGGAAGAGGCCGAGGACATAGGGGCCGAGGACTACTTCGACAGCGGCGCCCTATGCCTCATCGAGTGGCCCGAGCGCATCGAGGGGCTGCTCCCCGACGACACCGTGCGTGTCGACATCGTCGTGAACGAGGCCGACGACAGCCGCACGCTCAAGATGACCCTGCCCGAGGAGGAGGGCACGCATGCCTAA
- a CDS encoding cob(I)yrinic acid a,c-diamide adenosyltransferase: MKSKIYTLTGDNGTTSLIGGQRVDKDDVRVEAYGTIDELNANIGRLAHVSKLQQWQVDIIHKIQNKLFNIGAYLATPSDGKAPVPGLADDDVKELEARIDEIDVQLPPLHGFVLPGGSLTATRCDICRTVTRRAERRVVTLAKQVYVDPLVLRYLNRLSDFFFVFARFNNINEQIEELYWDKNA, encoded by the coding sequence ATGAAAAGTAAAATCTACACCCTCACCGGCGACAACGGCACGACCAGCCTCATAGGCGGCCAGCGTGTCGACAAGGACGACGTGCGCGTCGAAGCCTACGGAACCATCGATGAGCTCAATGCCAACATAGGCCGGCTGGCCCATGTGAGCAAGCTGCAGCAATGGCAAGTCGACATCATCCACAAGATTCAGAACAAGCTCTTCAACATAGGTGCCTACCTGGCCACCCCGAGCGATGGCAAGGCGCCTGTGCCTGGCCTTGCCGACGACGACGTGAAAGAACTCGAGGCCCGCATCGACGAGATCGACGTCCAGCTGCCTCCCCTGCACGGCTTTGTGCTGCCGGGCGGCAGTCTCACCGCAACCCGCTGCGACATATGCCGCACCGTGACCCGCCGGGCCGAGCGCCGCGTGGTCACGCTCGCCAAGCAAGTCTACGTCGACCCGCTGGTGTTGCGCTACCTCAACCGCCTGAGCGACTTCTTCTTTGTGTTTGCCCGCTTCAACAACATCAACGAGCAAATCGAGGAACTCTACTGGGACAAGAACGCATAG
- a CDS encoding DUF2795 domain-containing protein codes for MYWTLELATKLEDAPWPATKDELIDYAMRSGAPMEVIENLQEIEDEGETYESIEDIWPDYPTNDDDFFFNEDEY; via the coding sequence ATGTATTGGACACTTGAATTAGCAACCAAGCTTGAAGACGCGCCCTGGCCTGCTACCAAGGACGAACTCATAGACTATGCTATGCGCAGCGGAGCGCCCATGGAGGTGATCGAGAACCTTCAGGAAATTGAAGACGAGGGTGAGACCTACGAGTCGATCGAAGACATATGGCCCGACTATCCTACCAACGACGATGATTTCTTCTTCAACGAGGACGAGTATTGA
- a CDS encoding helix-turn-helix domain-containing protein — MIKLNEIEEFSLSDVVKMPDSVKYFDGEIAFADNVKSIAALQVTFKVNFVAFVFCQSGTLQLKLNNVAYVVEARDALFVSVNSVLSDLKPDEDFMCKIIALSTSFDINIINKTIFEGLMKISGNPIVKFDDEELELMVKYYDLAMFKIEHPSINYGRETMLDLLRSFSLDLLSSISRHVSDSEATILRQGDRLFRRFVLLLAANETNSRSVQHFANLLCVSPKYLTSICTQKCGQTASELITASITGRIKQLLQYSDMSIKEIATEMNFDNLSFFGKYVKKHLGDSPNNYRKKNSYGK, encoded by the coding sequence ATGATAAAACTGAATGAAATTGAAGAATTCTCGTTGAGCGATGTGGTGAAGATGCCCGACAGTGTCAAGTACTTTGACGGCGAGATAGCTTTTGCCGACAATGTGAAGTCGATCGCTGCCCTGCAAGTCACCTTCAAGGTCAACTTTGTGGCCTTTGTGTTTTGCCAGTCGGGCACGCTGCAGCTCAAGCTCAACAATGTGGCCTATGTTGTCGAGGCTCGCGACGCCCTCTTTGTGAGTGTCAACAGTGTGTTGAGCGACTTGAAGCCCGACGAGGACTTCATGTGCAAGATTATCGCGCTGTCGACCAGTTTTGACATCAACATTATCAACAAGACCATCTTTGAAGGCCTCATGAAGATTTCGGGCAACCCCATCGTCAAGTTTGACGACGAGGAGTTGGAACTCATGGTGAAATATTATGATCTGGCCATGTTCAAAATCGAGCATCCGTCGATCAACTACGGCCGCGAGACGATGCTCGACCTCTTGCGCAGTTTCTCGCTCGACTTGCTTTCAAGCATTTCCAGGCATGTGAGCGACAGCGAGGCTACCATCTTGCGGCAGGGCGACAGGCTCTTTCGCCGCTTTGTGCTGCTGCTGGCGGCCAATGAGACCAACAGTCGCAGCGTGCAGCACTTTGCCAACCTGCTGTGTGTGTCGCCCAAGTATCTCACCAGCATTTGCACGCAGAAGTGCGGCCAGACGGCAAGCGAGCTCATCACGGCCTCGATCACCGGGCGCATCAAGCAGCTGTTGCAGTACAGCGACATGAGCATCAAGGAGATTGCCACGGAGATGAACTTCGACAATCTTTCGTTTTTTGGAAAATACGTGAAAAAGCACTTGGGCGACTCGCCCAACAACTACCGCAAGAAAAACTCCTACGGCAAGTAG
- a CDS encoding Dps family protein, with product MKTIEVTGMNANNVSKVVSGLSMLLANLQVHYTNLRNLHWNVKGKGFFVLHEKYEELYNDVAGKIDEVAERMLQLDATPEHRFSVYLKQAQVAEIDVVSCGKQGLGYVIDVLKVLIAQEREILSSASQAGDEVTVSMMSDYLKEQEKLAWMLAALSAEQK from the coding sequence ATGAAAACTATAGAAGTAACTGGAATGAATGCAAACAATGTGAGTAAGGTAGTGAGCGGCCTGTCGATGCTTCTGGCCAACCTGCAAGTGCACTATACCAACCTGCGCAACCTGCACTGGAATGTAAAAGGCAAGGGCTTCTTTGTGCTGCACGAGAAATATGAGGAGCTTTACAACGACGTGGCAGGCAAGATCGACGAGGTGGCCGAGCGCATGCTGCAACTCGACGCCACTCCCGAGCACCGCTTCTCGGTCTACCTCAAGCAGGCACAAGTGGCCGAGATCGACGTCGTGTCGTGCGGCAAGCAGGGCTTGGGCTATGTGATCGACGTGCTCAAGGTGCTCATCGCTCAGGAGCGCGAAATCCTGTCGAGCGCCTCTCAGGCTGGCGACGAGGTCACGGTGTCGATGATGAGCGACTACCTCAAGGAGCAGGAGAAGCTGGCCTGGATGCTGGCCGCCTTGAGCGCAGAGCAGAAGTAA
- a CDS encoding Dps family protein, which produces MKTLEITGMNANNVSKVVSGLSMLLANLQVHYTNLRNLHWNVKGKGFFVLHEKYEELYNDVAGKIDEVAERMLQLDATPEHRFSVYLKQAQVAEIDVVSCGKQGLSYVIDVLKVLIAQEREILSSASQVGDEVTVSMMSDYLKEQEKLAWMLTAWSTQQ; this is translated from the coding sequence ATGAAGACTTTAGAGATAACTGGAATGAATGCAAACAATGTGAGTAAGGTAGTGAGCGGCCTGTCGATGCTTCTGGCCAACCTGCAAGTGCACTATACCAACCTGCGCAACCTGCACTGGAATGTAAAAGGCAAGGGCTTCTTTGTGCTGCACGAGAAATATGAGGAGCTTTACAACGACGTGGCAGGCAAGATCGACGAGGTGGCCGAGCGCATGCTGCAACTCGACGCCACTCCCGAGCACCGCTTCTCGGTCTACCTCAAGCAGGCACAAGTGGCCGAGATCGACGTCGTGTCGTGCGGCAAGCAGGGCTTGAGCTATGTGATCGACGTGCTCAAGGTGCTCATCGCTCAGGAGCGCGAAATCCTGTCGAGCGCCTCTCAGGTTGGCGACGAGGTCACGGTGTCGATGATGAGCGACTACCTCAAGGAGCAGGAGAAGCTGGCCTGGATGCTGACAGCTTGGAGCACGCAACAGTAG
- a CDS encoding Dps family protein, translating into MKTIEVTGMNANNVSKVVSGLSMLLANLQVHYTNLRNLHWNVKGKGFFVLHEKYEELYNDVAGKIDEVAERMLQLDATPEHRFSVYLKQAQVAEIDVVSCGKQGLSYVIDVLKVLIAQEREILSSASQAGDEVTVSMMSDYLKEQEKLAWMLAAWSTQHE; encoded by the coding sequence ATGAAAACTATAGAAGTAACTGGAATGAATGCAAACAATGTGAGTAAGGTAGTGAGCGGCCTGTCGATGCTTCTGGCCAACCTGCAAGTGCACTATACCAACCTGCGCAACCTGCACTGGAATGTAAAAGGCAAGGGCTTCTTTGTGCTGCACGAGAAATATGAGGAGCTCTACAACGACGTGGCAGGCAAGATCGACGAGGTGGCCGAGCGCATGCTGCAACTCGACGCCACTCCCGAGCACCGCTTCTCGGTCTACCTCAAGCAGGCACAAGTGGCCGAGATCGACGTCGTGTCGTGCGGCAAGCAGGGCTTGAGCTATGTGATCGACGTGCTCAAGGTGCTCATCGCTCAGGAGCGCGAAATCCTGTCGAGCGCCTCTCAGGCTGGCGACGAGGTCACGGTGTCGATGATGAGCGACTACCTCAAGGAGCAGGAGAAGCTGGCCTGGATGCTGGCAGCTTGGAGCACGCAACACGAGTA
- a CDS encoding sodium-translocating pyrophosphatase: MRKIISILLSLALPASLWASEADLKMPENFGSDPHTQILYWGFLVVVLGMLFGCYQFMKVRKLGAHKSMLEIGNVIFKTCSTYLKQQGKFLAVLFLFIGLAVLLYFKVLDNMPLGNVLVILGWTVVGVLGSYAVAWYGVRMNTYANARMAFASLRRKPLALLNIPLTAGMSIGVVLICVELVLMLAILLFVPGDLAGSCFIGFAIGESLGASALRIAGGIFTKIADIGSDLMKVVFKIGEDDPRNPGVIADCTGDNAGDSIGPTADGFETYGVTGVALVSFILLAIKDPAVQVQMLVWIFVMRILGVLTSVIAYYVNNAISKAKYNHADDMDFEKPLTCLVWITSILSIVATFVASYFCIKGMGGYYWLGLSCVISCGTLGAALIPEVTKLYTSPTASHVKEVVNTSRQGGASLNILSGLVSGNFGSFWTGFMFFLLMLVAYLFALQFDLKELFGDYGSYSAIFAFGLVAFGMLGMGPVTIAVDSYGPVTDNAQSVYELSLIEDDKTKAEAEIEQEFGFKPDWEKAKHYLEANDGAGNTFKATAKPVLIGTAVAGATTMIFSLILMIQQTLQASYNIDSAKEVLNLLNPYAILGFILGGCVVYWFTGSSMQAVTTGANRAVAFIKDNIKLDANAPKKADISKSQEVVKICTEYAQKGMINIFISIFCFALGFACLSSPESIIGGPNATCLFISYLVSIAVFGLFQAVFMADAGGAWDNAKKIVEVDLEAKGTPLHDATVVGDTVGDPYKDTSSVALNPIIKFTTLFGVLAMEIAISDSFRDVAPYFGIAFVLIGLYFVYRSFYKMMSKDHNKD; the protein is encoded by the coding sequence ATGAGAAAAATTATCTCTATTTTACTCTCACTCGCGCTTCCCGCCTCCCTATGGGCGAGCGAAGCCGACCTGAAAATGCCCGAGAACTTCGGCAGCGATCCCCACACCCAAATTCTGTACTGGGGATTCCTCGTTGTCGTGCTGGGCATGCTATTTGGTTGCTACCAGTTCATGAAAGTACGCAAGCTCGGCGCCCACAAGTCGATGCTTGAGATAGGCAACGTTATCTTCAAGACATGCTCCACCTATCTCAAGCAGCAGGGCAAGTTTCTGGCTGTGCTGTTCTTGTTCATCGGGCTGGCAGTGCTGCTCTACTTCAAGGTACTCGACAACATGCCCCTGGGCAACGTGCTCGTGATACTGGGCTGGACCGTTGTGGGCGTGCTGGGCAGCTATGCCGTGGCGTGGTATGGTGTGCGCATGAACACCTATGCCAACGCCCGCATGGCATTTGCCTCGCTGCGCCGCAAGCCGCTGGCCCTGCTCAACATCCCGCTCACGGCCGGCATGAGCATAGGCGTGGTGCTCATCTGCGTTGAGCTGGTGCTCATGCTCGCCATCCTGCTCTTTGTGCCGGGCGACCTGGCAGGCAGCTGCTTCATAGGCTTTGCCATAGGCGAGTCGCTGGGTGCAAGCGCCCTGCGCATCGCCGGCGGCATCTTCACCAAGATTGCCGACATAGGCAGCGACCTGATGAAGGTGGTGTTCAAGATAGGCGAGGACGACCCGCGCAACCCTGGCGTGATAGCCGACTGCACGGGCGACAACGCCGGCGACAGCATAGGCCCCACCGCCGACGGCTTTGAGACCTACGGCGTGACCGGCGTGGCCCTGGTGTCGTTTATCCTGTTGGCCATCAAGGACCCTGCCGTGCAGGTGCAGATGCTGGTGTGGATATTTGTGATGCGCATCCTGGGCGTGCTCACCTCGGTGATCGCCTACTATGTGAACAACGCCATCTCCAAGGCAAAATACAACCATGCCGACGACATGGACTTTGAGAAGCCCCTCACCTGCCTGGTGTGGATCACCTCGATACTCTCGATTGTGGCCACCTTCGTTGCCAGCTACTTCTGCATCAAGGGCATGGGCGGCTACTACTGGCTGGGGCTGTCGTGTGTGATAAGCTGCGGCACGCTGGGTGCAGCGCTCATCCCCGAGGTCACCAAGCTCTACACCTCGCCCACGGCATCGCACGTGAAAGAAGTGGTCAACACCTCGCGCCAGGGCGGAGCCTCGCTCAACATCCTGTCGGGGCTCGTGTCGGGCAACTTCGGCAGCTTCTGGACGGGTTTCATGTTCTTCCTGCTCATGCTCGTGGCCTACCTCTTTGCACTGCAATTCGACCTCAAGGAGCTCTTTGGCGACTATGGCAGCTACAGTGCCATCTTTGCATTCGGCCTGGTAGCCTTCGGCATGCTGGGCATGGGCCCGGTGACCATCGCCGTCGACAGCTACGGCCCGGTGACCGACAATGCACAGTCGGTCTACGAGCTCTCGCTCATCGAGGACGACAAGACCAAGGCCGAGGCCGAGATTGAGCAAGAGTTCGGCTTCAAGCCCGACTGGGAGAAGGCCAAGCACTATCTCGAGGCCAACGACGGGGCCGGCAACACCTTCAAGGCCACGGCCAAGCCTGTGCTCATAGGCACCGCTGTGGCAGGCGCCACCACCATGATATTCTCGCTCATCCTCATGATACAGCAGACGCTGCAGGCCAGCTACAACATCGACTCGGCCAAGGAGGTGCTCAACCTCCTCAACCCCTATGCCATACTGGGCTTCATCCTGGGCGGCTGCGTGGTGTACTGGTTCACCGGCAGCTCGATGCAGGCAGTGACCACCGGCGCCAACCGCGCCGTGGCCTTCATCAAAGACAACATCAAGCTCGATGCCAATGCGCCCAAGAAGGCCGACATCAGCAAGTCGCAAGAGGTGGTGAAGATATGCACCGAGTATGCCCAAAAGGGAATGATCAACATCTTCATCTCTATATTCTGCTTCGCCCTGGGCTTTGCATGCCTGTCGTCGCCCGAGAGCATCATAGGCGGCCCCAACGCCACGTGCCTCTTCATCAGCTACCTGGTGTCGATAGCCGTGTTCGGCTTGTTCCAAGCCGTGTTTATGGCCGATGCAGGCGGTGCCTGGGACAATGCCAAGAAGATCGTCGAGGTCGACCTCGAGGCCAAGGGCACCCCGCTGCACGACGCCACCGTGGTGGGCGACACCGTGGGCGACCCCTACAAGGACACGAGCTCGGTGGCCCTGAACCCCATCATCAAGTTCACCACGCTCTTTGGCGTGCTGGCCATGGAGATCGCCATCAGCGACAGCTTCCGCGACGTGGCGCCCTACTTTGGCATCGCCTTTGTGCTCATAGGCCTCTACTTTGTGTACCGGTCGTTCTACAAGATGATGTCCAAAGACCACAACAAGGATTAA